In Candidatus Margulisiibacteriota bacterium, the following proteins share a genomic window:
- a CDS encoding isocitrate/isopropylmalate dehydrogenase family protein has product MVYKITLIPGDGIGPEVSTAARRCVDATGVKIDWEIAEAGADVIAKYGTPLPDSTLASIRKNKIALKGPLTTPIGTGFRSVNVAIRKELDLYACLRPTRSYKGVRSRYEDIDLVIVRENTEDLYAGIEFEEGKPETKTLISEIEKLSKKKIRPDSGISIKPISVFGSKRIVKFAFEYAVKHGRKKVTAISKANIMKFTDGLFFKAAQEVAKEYPGIEYEERLIDNMCMQLVQKPELYDVLCLPNLYGDILSDLCAGLIGGLGLAPGANLGEDIAVFEAIHGSAPKYAGQNKVNPTAMILSAVLMLNYLGETEAANRLDAAVAKVIAGKKNVTYDLKDDRNDPSAVGTSQMADAVIAAL; this is encoded by the coding sequence ATGGTTTACAAAATAACTTTAATACCAGGTGACGGGATCGGGCCAGAAGTTTCAACCGCGGCCCGGCGCTGCGTTGACGCGACCGGCGTTAAGATCGATTGGGAGATCGCCGAGGCGGGAGCGGATGTCATCGCGAAGTATGGGACGCCGCTTCCTGATTCTACGCTCGCTTCGATCCGGAAGAATAAGATCGCTTTGAAGGGGCCGCTGACGACCCCCATCGGGACCGGCTTCCGCTCCGTTAACGTCGCGATCCGTAAAGAACTCGATCTTTACGCCTGCCTGCGGCCGACCAGGTCATATAAAGGGGTCAGGTCGCGTTACGAGGACATCGATCTGGTCATTGTCCGGGAAAACACGGAAGATCTTTACGCCGGAATTGAGTTTGAAGAAGGGAAGCCGGAGACCAAAACGTTAATTTCCGAGATCGAAAAGCTCTCTAAAAAGAAGATCCGGCCGGATTCCGGCATTTCCATCAAGCCGATCTCGGTCTTCGGCTCAAAACGGATCGTTAAATTCGCGTTTGAGTACGCCGTTAAACACGGCCGTAAAAAAGTGACCGCCATTTCCAAGGCTAACATTATGAAGTTTACCGACGGGCTCTTCTTTAAGGCGGCCCAAGAAGTTGCCAAGGAATATCCCGGTATCGAATATGAAGAACGGCTGATCGACAATATGTGCATGCAGTTGGTGCAAAAACCGGAGCTTTACGACGTGTTATGTTTGCCTAACCTTTACGGCGATATCCTTTCCGACCTTTGCGCCGGCCTGATCGGCGGTTTGGGGCTCGCTCCGGGGGCTAATCTGGGAGAAGACATCGCGGTGTTTGAAGCGATCCACGGTTCGGCTCCTAAATACGCGGGGCAAAACAAAGTTAATCCGACGGCGATGATCCTGTCCGCTGTTTTAATGCTTAATTATCTTGGTGAAACAGAAGCGGCCAATCGCTTGGACGCGGCGGTAGCCAAAGTGATTGCCGGGAAGAAGAACGTGACTTACGACCTCAAGGACGACCGGAACGACCCGTCAGCGGTTGGAACTTCACAGATGGCCGACGCGGTTATTGCCGCTTTATAA
- a CDS encoding serine hydrolase, with protein sequence MSRYFILVVLFCQVFALSVRADLTPDKEQALYDRFVKLTTPYGQKVGLAFIDLGTGKELTINGSREFPTASVGKVPVMAAAYALAENSLLNLDTKVCYRPQDRLGGSGILQWTPCGRYYSLRRLISLMIMHSDNTATKIVVDNLGLDAINGYLQAQGLSEIVIADPTMLREPPLPRRNLTTPLAMAHLVARIEQRQGFSESSVTEMLKFMRNQKYRWGLWRGVPSGTPIADKTGNLTGILNDIGVVYTPAGNYILGIFTSNFSQKKNARKLINSLSQAAYEEYTGKKVIFPKPVIKKKLKKRRRVKRIKKKVYRKVVKKRLYKAAITASAICEVPTADGSFRSSLRS encoded by the coding sequence ATGTCGAGATATTTCATTCTAGTAGTTCTATTTTGTCAGGTTTTTGCTCTGTCTGTCCGCGCCGACCTAACGCCGGACAAAGAACAAGCCCTCTATGACCGCTTCGTCAAACTCACGACCCCTTACGGGCAAAAAGTCGGGCTCGCCTTCATCGACCTTGGGACCGGCAAAGAACTGACGATCAACGGATCCCGGGAGTTCCCAACCGCCTCGGTCGGCAAGGTCCCAGTCATGGCGGCCGCTTACGCTTTGGCGGAGAATAGTCTGTTAAATCTTGACACCAAGGTCTGTTACCGACCGCAAGACCGACTGGGCGGATCCGGTATTTTACAGTGGACCCCGTGCGGGCGCTATTATTCTCTCCGTCGGTTGATCTCTTTGATGATCATGCACTCCGACAACACCGCAACCAAGATCGTCGTCGATAATCTGGGGCTCGACGCGATCAATGGCTATCTGCAAGCCCAGGGATTAAGCGAGATTGTTATTGCCGATCCCACCATGCTGCGGGAGCCGCCGCTCCCCAGGCGGAACCTGACTACACCATTGGCCATGGCCCACCTGGTCGCCAGGATCGAGCAACGGCAAGGGTTCAGCGAGAGCTCGGTCACGGAGATGCTCAAGTTCATGCGGAACCAAAAATACCGCTGGGGACTCTGGCGCGGCGTCCCGTCGGGAACCCCGATCGCCGATAAGACCGGGAATCTCACCGGAATATTAAATGATATTGGCGTGGTCTACACTCCAGCCGGTAATTATATCCTGGGGATCTTCACCAGTAATTTTAGCCAGAAGAAAAACGCCCGAAAACTAATCAACTCCCTCTCTCAAGCCGCCTATGAAGAGTACACCGGGAAAAAAGTCATCTTTCCAAAGCCGGTTATTAAGAAAAAACTAAAAAAACGTCGGCGGGTCAAACGAATTAAAAAGAAGGTTTATCGTAAGGTCGTCAAAAAACGGCTTTATAAAGCGGCAATAACCGCGTCGGCCATCTGTGAAGTTCCAACCGCTGACGGGTCGTTCCGGTCGTCCTTGAGGTCGTAA
- a CDS encoding tautomerase family protein: MPIVRVEMWAGRDKETKAKLIQEVTKTVCDVTKCPPEAVIVVIDEIPKENWGQNGKQGG; encoded by the coding sequence ATGCCGATCGTTAGAGTTGAGATGTGGGCCGGCCGCGACAAGGAGACCAAAGCCAAACTGATCCAGGAAGTGACTAAAACGGTTTGCGACGTTACCAAGTGTCCGCCGGAGGCGGTTATCGTCGTGATCGATGAGATTCCGAAAGAAAATTGGGGCCAGAACGGCAAACAGGGAGGCTAA
- a CDS encoding GatB/YqeY domain-containing protein — translation MEQSELLKKINGDLMKAMKNKDEFRLAVLRMMKSKVLYVNARGEIPDAEVIKILNKYGKELKESIEEFKKLNRPTEAGSSAKELTIVQEYLPQELSAEEVKAVVQETIAELGAASIKDMGKVMKEITAKFPSIDGKLVSQFVRESLK, via the coding sequence GTGGAACAAAGCGAATTATTAAAGAAAATTAATGGCGATTTGATGAAAGCGATGAAGAATAAGGACGAATTCCGGCTGGCGGTCCTCCGGATGATGAAAAGTAAAGTTCTTTATGTCAATGCTCGCGGCGAGATCCCCGACGCGGAAGTCATCAAGATCCTGAATAAATACGGCAAAGAGCTGAAAGAGTCGATCGAAGAGTTCAAAAAACTTAACCGGCCGACTGAAGCGGGTAGTTCGGCCAAAGAACTGACCATTGTTCAGGAGTATCTGCCGCAAGAGCTCTCGGCCGAAGAGGTCAAAGCAGTGGTCCAGGAAACGATCGCCGAGCTTGGGGCGGCGTCGATCAAAGATATGGGGAAAGTCATGAAAGAGATTACCGCCAAGTTTCCGAGCATTGACGGCAAATTGGTCAGCCAGTTCGTGAGGGAAAGCTTAAAATGA
- a CDS encoding sulfite exporter TauE/SafE family protein, whose protein sequence is MIWGLLLTGLLAGIFSGLFGIGGATIVVPVLVLGFGVSQHLAQGTTLAMMIPPIGLLAVWHYWKHGQVNFSWAMLLCVGFVFGGLIGAYYANLISPDLLRKLFGIMFLAISLRLIFW, encoded by the coding sequence ATGATCTGGGGACTTCTCCTGACCGGCCTTTTGGCCGGGATTTTCAGCGGACTTTTTGGGATCGGCGGGGCGACGATCGTCGTGCCGGTCCTGGTCCTTGGTTTTGGGGTCAGTCAGCACCTGGCGCAGGGGACGACTCTCGCGATGATGATCCCGCCGATCGGTTTGTTGGCGGTCTGGCATTACTGGAAGCACGGACAGGTTAATTTCTCCTGGGCGATGCTTCTTTGCGTCGGTTTTGTCTTCGGCGGTTTGATCGGCGCCTATTACGCGAACTTGATCTCGCCCGACCTGCTGCGCAAGCTATTCGGCATTATGTTCTTGGCCATCTCGCTCCGGCTGATCTTTTGGTAG
- a CDS encoding decaprenyl-phosphate phosphoribosyltransferase: protein MIPLFLSLRPNQWTKNFFVFAGLIFSLEFFQITALFKAFDAFLIFCAISSAMYLINDLKDLAADQKHPIKKNRPIASGQVPILLAFYFAALLLLVSIPLSFYFSTPFGWVVIAYVLLMLCYSFFLKNMVILDVFSIAAGFVLRAIAGVVVINVVLSPWLVICTILLALFIALGKRRHELMTIDLATEHRKILEEYSPRLLDQLISAVAGSTVIAYALYTLWPETIAKFGTTSLVYSVPFVLYGIFRYLYLIYKKEEGGQPEKTLLSDWPLLIDILLWIVALMIIIYWRL, encoded by the coding sequence ATGATCCCCCTTTTCCTATCTCTTAGACCGAACCAATGGACCAAGAATTTCTTTGTTTTCGCCGGCTTGATCTTCTCCCTGGAGTTCTTCCAGATCACCGCTTTATTTAAAGCCTTTGACGCTTTCCTCATTTTTTGCGCTATTTCCAGCGCCATGTACCTGATCAACGACCTCAAAGATTTGGCCGCCGACCAAAAACACCCAATTAAAAAGAACCGGCCGATCGCCAGCGGCCAAGTTCCGATCCTCCTGGCCTTCTATTTTGCCGCCCTCTTACTCTTGGTCTCAATCCCGCTCTCATTTTATTTTAGCACCCCATTCGGCTGGGTGGTTATTGCTTATGTTCTGCTAATGCTCTGCTACTCATTTTTTCTTAAGAATATGGTAATTTTAGACGTTTTCTCGATCGCCGCCGGGTTTGTTCTCCGGGCGATCGCCGGGGTTGTGGTAATCAATGTTGTCCTCTCTCCCTGGCTGGTCATCTGCACCATTCTGCTCGCTCTTTTTATCGCTTTAGGCAAACGACGGCATGAGCTTATGACCATTGACCTGGCGACCGAACACCGAAAGATCCTGGAAGAGTACAGCCCCCGCCTGTTGGACCAACTGATCTCGGCCGTTGCCGGCTCGACCGTGATCGCTTACGCCCTCTACACCCTGTGGCCGGAAACGATCGCCAAATTCGGCACCACCAGCCTGGTTTACAGCGTTCCTTTTGTGCTGTATGGGATATTCCGCTATCTGTATTTGATCTATAAAAAAGAAGAAGGGGGACAACCGGAAAAAACCCTGCTTTCCGACTGGCCGCTTTTGATCGACATCCTCCTCTGGATAGTCGCTTTGATGATTATTATCTACTGGCGACTCTAA
- the accB gene encoding acetyl-CoA carboxylase biotin carboxyl carrier protein: MIDWDVLKKLIQLVKDEDISGLSVEEKGVKYDVRREGGRVIASPAPIAHAIPQAPAQIAPIHAPTATEEEGLIAITSPMVGTFYRTPSPESPAFVEVGDSVQPGKVVCIIEAMKLFNEIEAEVSGKIVKVLVESGKPVEYGQKLFLIKKA; encoded by the coding sequence ATGATTGATTGGGACGTTTTAAAAAAATTGATCCAACTGGTCAAAGATGAAGACATTAGCGGCTTATCCGTCGAGGAAAAAGGGGTCAAGTATGACGTTCGCCGCGAAGGCGGACGAGTCATTGCCTCCCCGGCGCCTATTGCCCACGCCATTCCCCAAGCCCCAGCCCAGATCGCGCCAATCCACGCCCCAACCGCCACCGAAGAAGAAGGCTTGATCGCCATTACTTCACCAATGGTCGGCACTTTTTACCGGACTCCCTCGCCTGAATCACCCGCCTTCGTTGAAGTTGGCGACAGCGTCCAACCAGGAAAAGTGGTCTGTATTATTGAAGCAATGAAACTTTTCAACGAGATCGAAGCCGAAGTCAGCGGCAAGATCGTAAAAGTTCTGGTTGAAAGCGGAAAACCGGTTGAGTATGGGCAGAAGCTGTTCTTAATAAAGAAAGCATGA
- the efp gene encoding elongation factor P — protein sequence MSLSITEVRAGATVEIDGKIYKCLEYNHIKWAQQARVRAKFKDLRTGSIIERTFNVDDKVERARIEYQPMQFLYSDTEGFHFMNQATFEQICVPASKVGDQSKYLKEGFVCNVSFYGDEVLDIDLPATVELKVEETSPGFKGDTVSGGKPATLETGAVIQVPFFINIGEILKVDTREGKYLGRSQQ from the coding sequence ATGTCATTATCTATTACTGAAGTCAGAGCCGGCGCGACCGTTGAAATAGACGGCAAGATCTACAAATGTCTGGAATACAACCACATCAAGTGGGCCCAGCAGGCGAGAGTGCGCGCCAAATTCAAGGACCTTAGGACCGGTTCGATCATCGAACGGACCTTTAACGTTGATGACAAGGTTGAACGGGCCCGGATTGAATACCAACCGATGCAATTTCTCTACTCCGACACCGAAGGCTTTCATTTCATGAACCAGGCGACCTTCGAACAGATTTGCGTCCCGGCTTCTAAAGTCGGCGACCAAAGCAAATACCTGAAAGAAGGCTTTGTCTGCAACGTTTCATTTTATGGCGATGAGGTCCTCGATATCGACCTGCCGGCGACCGTTGAATTAAAAGTCGAGGAAACCTCCCCCGGTTTCAAAGGTGATACAGTCTCCGGCGGCAAGCCGGCAACTCTGGAGACCGGCGCGGTCATTCAGGTCCCGTTCTTTATCAACATCGGCGAGATCCTGAAAGTCGATACCCGTGAAGGGAAATATCTCGGGAGGTCACAACAATGA
- the plsY gene encoding glycerol-3-phosphate 1-O-acyltransferase PlsY encodes MSFLLIPLCYLLGSIPFSYLIARLWRVDLRQVGSGNVGATNVLRSVGPWPGALAFLLDFLKGWLAVYLAFLVGGDPIFVLSLGLAVIIGHTYPIFLGFRGGKGAATGLGVLAGIAPEIFALALIFALAIIALTRYVSVASILTPWLVAALMYYWQKPIPYLLMTLLVAVFIFVRHVPNIKRLRSGTELRLGSK; translated from the coding sequence ATGAGTTTTCTCCTGATTCCGCTTTGTTACCTGCTTGGTTCGATCCCCTTTAGCTACCTGATCGCCAGGCTGTGGCGGGTCGATCTGCGCCAGGTCGGATCGGGGAATGTCGGCGCGACCAATGTCCTGCGTTCAGTCGGGCCATGGCCGGGCGCTTTAGCCTTCCTGTTGGATTTTCTTAAGGGGTGGCTGGCGGTCTATCTTGCCTTCTTGGTCGGTGGCGACCCCATTTTTGTTTTGAGCCTGGGGTTGGCGGTCATTATTGGCCATACCTATCCCATTTTTCTTGGTTTTAGGGGGGGGAAGGGAGCGGCGACCGGATTGGGAGTGTTGGCCGGGATCGCTCCGGAGATCTTTGCTCTTGCCCTTATCTTCGCTTTGGCGATCATTGCCTTGACCCGTTATGTTTCCGTCGCTTCTATTTTAACCCCCTGGTTGGTAGCGGCGTTAATGTATTATTGGCAGAAACCTATCCCGTATCTATTAATGACTCTGCTTGTCGCGGTCTTTATCTTTGTCCGACATGTACCGAACATAAAACGGTTGCGGAGCGGGACTGAACTCCGCTTGGGGAGCAAATAA